Below is a window of Spirochaetae bacterium HGW-Spirochaetae-1 DNA.
ACTACCAGGTTTCTCAACACTACCCTGTCTTATGCGCTGACCTTTGATAATGTGGACAATGGCGTGAACAATATAGTATCGCTTTCGCTTTTATTTTAAGCTGCCCAGGAGAGCCTGTCGGGAATGGCAATGGAACGGACTTCAGTACGGATAATGGGAATACTCAATGTGACCCCCGATTCCTTTTACGACGGCGGCCGTTTTGCCGATCGGGAATCGGCCTTTCGCCGTGGACTGGAGCTGGCGGCCCAGGGCGCCGATATTATTGATATCGGCGGTGAATCCACGAGGCCCGGGTCAGAACCCGTTTCCGAACAGGAGGAAATGGACAGGGTCCTTCCCGTTATCGAGGCCGTTAAAAGGGAGATCGCGGTCCCCCTGTCAATCGATACGACGAAAGCTGGGGTTGCCGAAGAAGCACTGAAGGCCGGCGCTGAAATGATCAATGATATAAGCGGCCTTACCTTTGATGCCGAAATGGCTGCCGTGGCAGCCCGATACGGAGCCTCCCTTGTCCTGATGCACATGCAGGGGCGGCCCGGCACCATGCAGGATCATCCCCGGTATGATGATCTCGTCGGTGAGATCATGGATTTTCTCGGCGCCGCGGCACAGGCAGCCCTGGACAGGGGCGTTTCCCGGGACCGGATTATACTTGATCCGGGCATCGGATTTGGAAAGACCCTGGAGGATAATTACCGTATCATCAACCGGATTGGAGAATTTTGTACATTGGGCTATCCGGTACTGGTGGGGCTTTCCCGGAAGAGTCTTATCGGAAAACTCTATAGCGAAAATGAAGACCGGCTTCCGGCAACCATTGCCCTGAATATGACTGCGGTCCGGAACGGAGCCGATATCATCAGGGTTCATGATGTAAGGGAGCACAGGCTGGCTCTCATGAGTATTGAAAAATTAAAACAGGTATCATAATCAGATTATTATCATGACGGGATTTTTCGAAAAAATATTATACATAATTTCCAACCTGTGGGAATACCTGCGGCATTTTGTTGATATTGCCATTGTGGCCCTCATATTCTACTGGGTATATACCTTTCTCAGCAGGACAAGGGCCATACAGCTTCTTAAGGGCTTTATCGTTATATTTATTGTTGCCATTCTTTCCGGGCTACTCAGGCTTAATACCCTGGACTGGATAATCAAGAACATAACCTCGTCGTTGATTATTACCGTGGTCATACTCTTTCAGCCGGAACTCAGGCGGATTATTACGCAGTTTGGACAGCGGAACTGGATCGGTACAGATCTTGTGAAAGAGACGTTTTCTCTTGACGAGCTGGTCAATGCCCTTTTTTCCATGGCCCAGGAAAGGGTGGGCTCGCTCATCGTCATCGAGAGAAACACGGGCCTGAAGGCCTATGCCGAGTCAGGGGTCGCTGTTGATGCCAGCATCTCCGAGGAATTCATCAGGACAATATTTTTTCCTCTTACCCCGCTTCACGACGGGGCTATCATCCTTCAGGATGGCAGAATTGCGGCAGCTGCCTGTTACCTGCCTCTCAGCGATTCGAAGCAGCTGAAGAAGCAGCATGGGGCGCGGCATCGGGCCGCACTGGGAATTGCCGAGGAAACGGACGCCCTGGTGCTTGTTACCTCGGAGGAAACGGGGACCATCTCCATTATGGTAAACGGTAAAATGTATTCCCGCATCAAGGAAACGGACATTAAGAACATGATACTCTTCTATATGAATCCAAAAACCTCGTATGAGGAGTACAAGACTCAATGATGAAATTTTTTGATGATATTATCAGCAAGGGCCGCCATGGGAATATGATACCCAGGGTTATAAGCATACTTCTGGCCGTCGTTCTCTGGGCCTATGTTTCGGAAAGCAAGGTCGGTGAACTGAATTTCAAGATACCCGTTACCTATAAAAATCTTCCTGCAAATATGACTGTTTCATTCATTTCACACAAAAATGTAATCGCATCGCTTCAGGGTAAAAACGAGTATCTTAAAAGTGTTCAATTGAAAAATATACAAGCCGTGGTTGATCTGAAGAATCCTCGAGTCGGATCTCTTAAAAAATATAAAATCCAGCTTCAGAAAACTGAAATTCCCGAGGATATCACCGTTGAACTTGATTCCAAGACCGTGGAAGCCGTTGTGGAACTGCTTGTTTTTAAGAAACTCAAGGTGGTGCCCAGGATTACCGGCGAGATCGACAAAGAATATTTCGTGGGCAGTATAAAGATCGAACCTGAATATATCCTTGCCGAGGGGCCCCAGTCGGTTGTGGACAGCCTGAATTATATCAATACGGAGGATATTGATATCAGCGGACTGAAAGAAGACGTAATCCGGGATGTGGAGCTGAAAAAGGACAATTTTACGAACCTGAATTTAAGTGAAACAAATGTCAATGTTGTTGTTCCCATAACGATGTATGGAAGTCTGCACAGGCTCGATGTTCCTGTTGTGGCCAAGAATGGGGATGGGAATTTTACCTTTAAATTCGTGGAACCCGTTATAAAAATTTATTATAAATCCGTGGGAACCGCTCGCTTTGCTCCCGGGGACATTGATGTATCCGTTGATATCACTTCTCTAAAGCTGAATGTATTGATGAAGAATAGAGATAAGATGGAATTGCAGATGCCGGTTAAAATAAATGTGAAGCCGGGAATGGAAGGAAAGGGAAAGCTGGAAATAGTATCAGTTATCCCTGAAACGGTGAAACTCTCTATTGTGCGCAGGCCGTAGGCACGGCTTCCGGGACCGGAAGCGAATCACCGGCTGAATGAATTGATGCAAAGGTCAGGATGCGATGACAGGAATTAAATTATGTATAAACGTCGATCACATTGCCACGGTGAGGCAGGCAAGGGGCGGTACAGAGCCTGATCCCGTGGAAGGAGCCCGTATCTGCGAGGAAAACGGCGCTCACGGTATTACGGTTCATCTCCGTGAAGACCGAAGGCATATTCAGGATATTGATGTCATCGCCCTCCGTGATGTCGTGGTGGGAAAATTCAATCTTGAGATGGCCCTTTCCAATGATATAATCGCCGTGGCGAAACGTATCGTTCCGGCACAGATAACCCTGGTGCCGGAGAAGAGACAGGAGCTGACCACCGAAGGTGGACTGGATGTCCGGGGCAATAAAGAGAAAATACGTTCCATCGTTGAACAGTTTCATGATCTCGGTGTTGAAATATCACTCTTTGTCGAGCCCGATATTGATGTTGTGGAGATATCAAGGGAAACGGGGGCAGATTTTATAGAAATACATACAGGTTCCTACTGCGATGCCCGTGATGAGGCTGTTGTGCAGAGAGAGCTCGCGAGGATATTAAATGCCGCGGACCATGCTGCCAGGGTGGGAATCAGGGTCAATGCCGGCCATGGATTGAATTATCGCAACCTGGAGCCCGTTCTCCGCGCGGCTTCTCTGGAAGAACTCAATATCGGCCATTCCATAATATCCCGGTCGATATTTGTCGGTCTACCCACTGCAGTCCGGGAAATGATGGACGTTATTGTGGCCCATGAGGCGAAATTAAAAGTGTGACGATAATTAGGATGGTATGATTGTATGAGCTTTATTAAAATGCTGTTTCTGATGCTGTTTATTTACCTGACATATAAGCTTCTTAAGTTAGTTATGCAGATGAAGAAAAATATTGCTGCGTACCAGAAGAGGATGGAAAGCCAGCGCAGAGAAGCAATGAACAGGACTGACCGTACACGGAAGGATGAAAATGTCATCGAGCTCGATAAAAACCAGTACAAGGTTGAATAAGTGACGGTATATTCGGGATGATACTATTAAAAACGTGTATTGGTGAGTAGGACCATGACTGGTCGGTTGTTAAAATATATTATGCTGCCGATGTTTTTTCTCGGCATGATCACAAGTCTTTCCTGCGGAAGAATTGATGGTGAATTCGCTGTCAAGCGCTCCCAGGACGAGGTATATCACCGCATTACTAAACCGCTGGAATTCAGTTCCGACGAAGAGGCAAAATGGGCATTTGTAACTAAAAAAACCAGGAAACGCCGTGACCTGGGCATCGCTGTCCTTAAAAAGGAGCTTGGCTGGATTGAGGTCAAGACGTGGTCTGACTATATCGATATTGAAAAACCCGTCATCCATGGAGAAATAAGGGACTATCCACCCGGCGATTACCGCATAATGATTCTGGACTTTAAAAGAAATAACAGGATAGTGGGCACCATCGATTTCCTGGTTTATCCACTGCAAGAAGACTGATCGGCCCCGCATTTTTCACTTGACACTAATATATAACAGCAACTACAATAGTTATAAGTTTGTACTATTTTAAGACCAGTTCCATACTATATATATATGATCCTTGCTAAAACATCCCAGCTTTCAAATCAGGTCCAGAAAGGTGAACCGGTACGGTTGAGCTTTCATTATAACAGCAAAGTTATAAATAAATTTGTCAATTCCCTCTTTACCAAGGTTCTATCACAGAATGATATGGCTTACCTCCAGGGGATGGTTGAAACCATTCTGCGCGAAATGATCGTCAATGCCGTTAAGGCCAACACGAAGCGTGTATTCTTTAAAATGCGAAACCTGAATATTGCCGACGAAGGCCATTACCGGGAGGGAATGGAAGACTTTAAGACATATCTCATAAGTGAAATAAATCAGCTGCCGGTGATTTTAAAGAAGAACGGTTACAAGGTCGAGCTTTTCCTGAAAAAAAGCGATAAGGGATTCCGCGTTATGGTCCAGAATAATGCGGCCCTGCTTCCTTTCGAGGAACAGCGGATACGGTTCAGGATAGAGAAGGCGAAGACCTACGGTGATTTTTCCGAAATATATATGGATATTGCCGATGACCAGGAGGGGGAAGGGCTTGGTATCCCCCTGACCATGCTGTTTCTGCGTAACTCGGGCATAGGCGAGGATTCATTTTCAATCGTTTCTAACGGGGAAATAACCCAGTCAGCCTTCACCATTCCGCTGAAGCTGCAGCCCGCCGAGGTTACCGGTTCAATTCAGCAGCAGATCATCGACGAGGTGAGGGACCTGCCCACATTCCCGGAGCATGTTCTGGAAATGCAGGCCCTGTGCAGGAAGAAGGACGTTACCATCACGGAGCTGGCCAATAAAATTTCCATTGATCTCTCCCTGACTGCCGCAGTCATGAAACTTTCCAACTCTGCCGGTTTTGTGACCTCGCGCCGTATCGATACTATACGGGAGGCCGTAAAGGTGATCGGGCTGAAAAACCTGAATGCCATCCTGGTAGCATCGGCGACGAGGAAGATCATGGACGAGCGTTTTTCATCTTTCAGGGATGTGTGGAACCATTGTAATAAAACGGCCTTCTATGCCAGGCTCGTGGCGCAGAGATCCGGGCTTAATGCCGTCACTGACATGGTGTTCCTTGCCGGCCTTCTCCACGATCTGGGTAAGATTATTCTCCTGTCCACCAATGCGGACCTGGCTGATAAGATCGAGAACCTGGTGGTGAAAAGGCAGGTCCGGACATCGACAGTACTGGAGGAGGTCTCCATGGGGATCAGCCACTCCACCATCGGGCGCATGATTGCCGAGAAGTGGAACTTTCCCGAATATATCACCG
It encodes the following:
- the folP gene encoding dihydropteroate synthase, producing MAMERTSVRIMGILNVTPDSFYDGGRFADRESAFRRGLELAAQGADIIDIGGESTRPGSEPVSEQEEMDRVLPVIEAVKREIAVPLSIDTTKAGVAEEALKAGAEMINDISGLTFDAEMAAVAARYGASLVLMHMQGRPGTMQDHPRYDDLVGEIMDFLGAAAQAALDRGVSRDRIILDPGIGFGKTLEDNYRIINRIGEFCTLGYPVLVGLSRKSLIGKLYSENEDRLPATIALNMTAVRNGADIIRVHDVREHRLALMSIEKLKQVS
- a CDS encoding TIGR00159 family protein; its protein translation is MTGFFEKILYIISNLWEYLRHFVDIAIVALIFYWVYTFLSRTRAIQLLKGFIVIFIVAILSGLLRLNTLDWIIKNITSSLIITVVILFQPELRRIITQFGQRNWIGTDLVKETFSLDELVNALFSMAQERVGSLIVIERNTGLKAYAESGVAVDASISEEFIRTIFFPLTPLHDGAIILQDGRIAAAACYLPLSDSKQLKKQHGARHRAALGIAEETDALVLVTSEETGTISIMVNGKMYSRIKETDIKNMILFYMNPKTSYEEYKTQ
- a CDS encoding pyridoxine 5'-phosphate synthase codes for the protein MTGIKLCINVDHIATVRQARGGTEPDPVEGARICEENGAHGITVHLREDRRHIQDIDVIALRDVVVGKFNLEMALSNDIIAVAKRIVPAQITLVPEKRQELTTEGGLDVRGNKEKIRSIVEQFHDLGVEISLFVEPDIDVVEISRETGADFIEIHTGSYCDARDEAVVQRELARILNAADHAARVGIRVNAGHGLNYRNLEPVLRAASLEELNIGHSIISRSIFVGLPTAVREMMDVIVAHEAKLKV